GAGTACTCCGTCGTGGCGCGGGACGCGCAGGCGAACGTCTCGCCGCCCAGCGCGACCACGACCGTGACCACCGGCGCGGCCTGTGGCGACTCCGTGTGCGCGGTGACGCAGATCGCCGCCGACACCGACATCCCGTGGGGCCTGGTGACGCTGCCGGACGGCACGATCCTCTACACGCGGCGCGACGCCCACGACATCGTCCACCTGAACCCCGCCACCGGCGCCAAGACGTCGGTGGGCACGGTCCCCGGGGTGGACAACACCGACGGTGAGGGCGGCCTGCTCGGCTTGGCCGTCTCGCCCGGGTTCGCCGCCGACCACTGGCTCTACCTCATGCACACCTCGCCGTCCGACAACCGGATCGTGCGGATCAAGCTGGCGGACGGCCAGCTCGACACGGCATCGGAGCAGGTCCTGCTCAGTGGGTTGCTGCGCAACAAGTTCCACAACGGCGGCCGGCTGCGCTTCGGTCCCGACGGCAAGCTCTACGCCACCACCGGCGACGCCCAGAACGGCGACAACGCCCAGAACAAGGCGAGCCTCAACGGCAAGGTCCTGCGGCTGAACCCGGACGGCAGCGTGCCTGCGGACAACCCCTTCGGCACCTACGTGTGGAGCTACGGCCACCGCAACCCGCAGGGACTCGCGTTCGATTCCCAAGGACGGTTGTGGGAACAGGAGTTCGGCAACTCGGTGATGGACGAAACCAACCTCATCACCAAGGGCGGCAACTACGGCTGGCCGGCGTGTGAAGGCACTTCGGGGACGTGCAGCACCGCGGGCTTCATCGCACCGAAGCGGACGTACTCGACGGCGGAAGGCTCCTGCTCCGGCATCGCCATCGTCCGCGACGTGCTCTACGTCGCCTGCGAACGCGGCACCCGGATGTACCGGGAGGTGATCAGCGGAAGTGACCTGACCGACGTCCAGGCGTACTTCAACGGCACCTACGGGCGGCTGCGCACGGTGGAACCCGCACCCGACGGCGGCTTGTGGCTGACGACCACCAACAACGGCGACAAGGACAGCATTCCCGACAACAGCAACGAGAAGATCTTCCACGTGACCCTCGGTGGGGCCTCGGTCGCGAGGACAGCGGCACCCGTCAGGAGCCGTTAGTCGCGGACGGCGGCTGGGGGAGTTGCCTGGTTCGCCGCTTCGTCCGGATCGTGGGGGAGCTGTTCGATCTGCTGGGGCTCGACCGTCGGCGACCGGCGGCATGTATAGTCCGCCGCATGCGCGGGATCATCATTCCTCGGCGCGCCGGCTGAACCAGGTCGCCGGCGTGCCGAATGTCGTGCGCCGCCTCCGGAGACCTGGTCCGGATCTTTCCCAGAATCCGCCTGAGGAGATCCGCCATGACTCACACCGCTGCCGTCAGCCCACGCCCGGAGCCGGTCACCAGCCGGACCACTGAGGCCGCCGCCGAATTTCCGTTGCACCGCACCGTCGCGGCGCACGTGGTCGGCGGTCTTGCCGGCGTCCTGCGCGTCGTCAGCCTGCTGCACAGCCGCCGCTACCCGGTGCGCAACCTCAGGATCGACGTACGCGACGGCGTGGTCGAAAGCCGTGTCGAGTGCACGGTCTGGCTCACCGCGACGGCGACCGCGCTGCTGCTGGAGAGGCTGAACCGGATGCCGGCCGTCGTGTCGGCCGAAAACGTCTGACGACCACGACGGGAGCCGGATCCCGGCGTCACCGCCCGGCTCGTGCGCGGACGTCGGCGATCCCGGTCAGGACGGCGGTGGCGAACGCCGCGGGGCGCACGATCGGGACGTCGTGGTCGTCCGGCAGCTCCAGAACCCGGGCCCCGAGCTGGTCGGCGAGCTGCCGTTGCGAACGAGGGGCGCAGACGGTGTCCTGGGTCGTCAGGACGACGGCCGCGGGTGTCCGGCGCAACGCGGCCACTCGATCGCGCAGGTCGTAACGGCCGACCGCGCGTCCCATCGTGAACACGCCGGTGACCGGCGCGCGGGTCAGCTCGGTGTGGAACCACGACCACCGAGCGGCGAGATCCGGCGACGTCCGTCTGCTCAGACCGAAGTAGCGCGGGGAAATCGACCGGCCGAACCCCAGCCGGGCGAGCGGGGCACCGGCGGCGATCAGGCGCCACACGGTCCGGTCGCGCAAGCTCTGCCGGTAGCTCAAGGCCGTCGCGGCCAGCACCAGCCCGGCGACCAGGTCCGGCCGGGCCAAGGCCAGGTGCAGCCCCACCGGGCCACCCAGGGAGTAGCCGCACGCGATGACCTTTTCGATGCCGAGGAAGTCGAGCAGCGCCGCGGCGTCCTCGGCGACGTCCTCGATCTCGAACGGGCGCCCGCTCGCCAGACCCCTCCCGTGTCCCCGCTGGTCGTGGCCCACGAACGGGATCCCCGCGGCCGCCAGCTCGGGCATCACGCCGAAGTAGTTGACGTCCAGCGACCAGGACCAGCCGTGCAGCAGGAGAACCGGTGGCCCGGTGGTGCCCGGCGGCCGGTGCTCACGGACGAAGAGCTCGCCCTTGCCCGGCAGGGTGAGCAGGCGCCCGGGCGGCAGTCCCGGATCCCAGGACCGGCCGTTCGCCTCGACGCGGGTCGAACCGAGGGCGGCGAGCAGACGTCGTCGCAGCCGGCGGGCAGCATCGTCCATGGCGGGGAACGTTACTGGCAAGTGGTCAATAGTCAATTTCCGTTTCGCCACGCGGTCAGAGCAGGTCGATCGCGCGGAGTACGAAGAACGCCGCCGTTCCGAGCACGAGTACGGCGACCACGATCAGCGCGACGACGGCCGGGGCCCGCGAGGGAATCGGCTGGGGGTGGGACAAGCCCGAGGTCTGGCCGGCATCGGGAGGGGTGTCACCCGGGGCGACCGAGCCGCCGGGTTCGAGACCGGGAGCGTCCTCGGGCTCCGGCCCGGGCGCGGTCACGAGAACGCCTGTACGGGGTCCACCTGCTGTTTCGTGCCGAACCCGGTTCGGGTCTGTTCGTCGTCCATGCCCGGACGGGTACCCCGGTGGCCCCGCTTAACCGCTCACCTTCCGGCCGCGGCCGGAAAACCGCCCGTTCGGGCGGCCAGCCGGTCGAGCAGCGCGATCCGGCCGTGGTTGGGCACCGAGCGCAGCGGGTGACCGGCCAGACCCCACCGGCGCAGGAGGGTGTTCGCGGCGGTCCAGCCGGTGGTCGCCGCGCGTTCCATCAGGGCGACCGGCAGGTCGACGCGGATCGCGTCACCGGCGAGGAGCAGGCCGGGCTGAGGTGTCTCGACCGTGGGCCGGTGGGCGAAGCCGCCGACCGGGAACAGCGGGCAGTCCTCGCGGACCAGGGTGCTCGCGCCGACCACACGGGCGTCGGCGGTCTCGGGGTAGAGCCGGTGCAGGAGCTTGTCCAGGTCGTGGGCGACCCGGCCGGGGTCGTCGCCGGCGGCGTAGGCGTGCAGTTCGACGACCGAGCCGTGGTGCCGGCGGGCCCATCGGCGCGCTTCCCCTTCGTACCGGTCCAGGACGCTGATGTTGTCCAGCGGCCGGAGACCGCCGGTGCCGAGGAACGCGGCCCGGGTCGCGTCGACGGGCCGGTCGAGCCACAGCCGGCGCACCACGAAGGGGGGAGCTGTGCGCAGCCGGGCCACCCTCGCGCGCCAGTCCTCGGTGCCCAGCCCCGGCGACCCGGCCACGACGCGCCGCAGTCCCGGCACGTCGCAGGCGAGGACGACGGCGTCGAAGAGCTCGCCGTCGACGAGGAACCCGCCGGGGCGCGGCTCGACGGCCGTGACGGACACCCCGGTGCGGAGGTCGGCGCGCCGCGAGGTGAGGTACTCGCCCAGCGGGTCCCAGAGTGCCCGCGGGAAGGGCTCGGCCGGCACGTCGAAGAGCAGGCCTTCGGCGGAACCGAGGAAGTACAGGTGGAACATCGTCGCCAGCTCGGCGGCCGACAGCTCGGCCGGGTCGGCGAAGAAGCTGCGGGAGAACACCTCGAACGCCAGGTGCCGGGCCGCGACGGGGAAGTTGATCGCGCTCAGGAACGTCGCCGCGTCGACGTGGTCGAGCTGCTCGTAGACCCGGGGCACGCCGACGCCGGCCAGGGGCAGCGCGCGTCGGCCGTCGAGGCGCAGCAGGTCGCGAGCCCGGAACGTGGGGCTGCGCAAGGCGAACGCCAGCGCGTTCAGCGGCGGGGTGCGCGGCAGCCCGGCGAAGGTGTCCGTGCGGCCGAGCGCGTCGACCAGCGGGTAGTCCGGCACCGGCGTGAGCCGCCGCAGCCCGGGGTCGGTGCGGGCGAGCAGTGCGCGGAGGTTGTAGTACTGGCGGAAGAACGCGTGGAAGCCGCGGCTCATCGTGACCCCGGTGCCGTCCGGCAGGCGCTCGGCCCAGCCGCCGGCCCGCCCGCCGAGGTACCGCTCGCGCTCGAACACCGTGACCTCGACGCCGCGCTCGGCGAGGCCGGTCGCGGCGGTCAGCCCGGCGATGCCGCCCCCGACCACGGCGGCACGCGGACGGCGGCCGAGCGCCCCGGCGTCCGGGAGCCCCGGGGACGCGGGGTGGAGCTCGGCGC
The window above is part of the Amycolatopsis camponoti genome. Proteins encoded here:
- a CDS encoding DUF6480 family protein, with protein sequence MTAPGPEPEDAPGLEPGGSVAPGDTPPDAGQTSGLSHPQPIPSRAPAVVALIVVAVLVLGTAAFFVLRAIDLL
- a CDS encoding hydroxysqualene dehydroxylase codes for the protein MTPVRDRRAELHPASPGLPDAGALGRRPRAAVVGGGIAGLTAATGLAERGVEVTVFERERYLGGRAGGWAERLPDGTGVTMSRGFHAFFRQYYNLRALLARTDPGLRRLTPVPDYPLVDALGRTDTFAGLPRTPPLNALAFALRSPTFRARDLLRLDGRRALPLAGVGVPRVYEQLDHVDAATFLSAINFPVAARHLAFEVFSRSFFADPAELSAAELATMFHLYFLGSAEGLLFDVPAEPFPRALWDPLGEYLTSRRADLRTGVSVTAVEPRPGGFLVDGELFDAVVLACDVPGLRRVVAGSPGLGTEDWRARVARLRTAPPFVVRRLWLDRPVDATRAAFLGTGGLRPLDNISVLDRYEGEARRWARRHHGSVVELHAYAAGDDPGRVAHDLDKLLHRLYPETADARVVGASTLVREDCPLFPVGGFAHRPTVETPQPGLLLAGDAIRVDLPVALMERAATTGWTAANTLLRRWGLAGHPLRSVPNHGRIALLDRLAARTGGFPAAAGR
- a CDS encoding PQQ-dependent sugar dehydrogenase; the encoded protein is MFPSSSRRCVLAAVIAAVAAVAVVVPAATGASGFTVTGVASGRCLDVVGNSTAAKTRVNIYDCNGQANQAWTFTAAGELRVYDGAMCLDVAHASTTSPADAQIYTCNGGANQKWRINADGTITGGQSGLCLDVTGAATANSTLVGMYTCTGGGNQKWRTTLGDTQPPSVPGDPRVSDLVCDAVTFAWNASTDNVGVAFYDVYHDGQLMKSVSGSTLSTSLTVVGGVTWGLYVNARDAAGNVSQASTTVPITPPQCQPDDQAPTAPTNLTGAASGTTVTLDWAAATDNIGVRAYDVYRGGVKVGAVTGTATAPPATTFVDSGLAANTSYEYSVVARDAQANVSPPSATTTVTTGAACGDSVCAVTQIAADTDIPWGLVTLPDGTILYTRRDAHDIVHLNPATGAKTSVGTVPGVDNTDGEGGLLGLAVSPGFAADHWLYLMHTSPSDNRIVRIKLADGQLDTASEQVLLSGLLRNKFHNGGRLRFGPDGKLYATTGDAQNGDNAQNKASLNGKVLRLNPDGSVPADNPFGTYVWSYGHRNPQGLAFDSQGRLWEQEFGNSVMDETNLITKGGNYGWPACEGTSGTCSTAGFIAPKRTYSTAEGSCSGIAIVRDVLYVACERGTRMYREVISGSDLTDVQAYFNGTYGRLRTVEPAPDGGLWLTTTNNGDKDSIPDNSNEKIFHVTLGGASVARTAAPVRSR
- a CDS encoding alpha/beta fold hydrolase — protein: MDDAARRLRRRLLAALGSTRVEANGRSWDPGLPPGRLLTLPGKGELFVREHRPPGTTGPPVLLLHGWSWSLDVNYFGVMPELAAAGIPFVGHDQRGHGRGLASGRPFEIEDVAEDAAALLDFLGIEKVIACGYSLGGPVGLHLALARPDLVAGLVLAATALSYRQSLRDRTVWRLIAAGAPLARLGFGRSISPRYFGLSRRTSPDLAARWSWFHTELTRAPVTGVFTMGRAVGRYDLRDRVAALRRTPAAVVLTTQDTVCAPRSQRQLADQLGARVLELPDDHDVPIVRPAAFATAVLTGIADVRARAGR